From the Candidatus Saccharibacteria bacterium genome, the window GTGGGATAAAATCGGCAGTAGTGGGAATGTAGAAGACCGGCGGGGCATGGGGACCGGCGGTATAGCCGTTACGAGCATTGGCGGGCTCATTTTGTTTCTTGCATTTGCATTTCTGGGCGGCGGTACAGGGCAAAACGGCAGTATGCTCGAGCAAATTCTTGGCCAGGTCGCCCAACAGCAGCCGACCACGACATCTCAGCCCGCCGAATTCCAGGGTGCCGACCAGTACGAGACGTTTACCAAGAAAGTGCTTGGGTCTAACAACGACACCTGGCAGGCAATACTTGCCGTGCAAGGTGTGGAGTATACACCCCCGAAGCTTGTACTGTTTCGGGACCTAACGCAGTCTGCGTGCGGCGCGGCTAGTTCGGCCGTTGGGCCGCACTATTGCCCCTATGACCAAACGATTTATATGGACGAAACATTTTTCGACGAACTCCAGCGGCGGTTTGGCGGCAGTAGCGGCGATGTAGCACAAGCCTACGTTATTTCACACGAGGTCGGGCATCATGTGCAAAACGTCACTGGCACCATGGAGCAGGTAGCCGCTGCCCAGCAAGACGACCCGGGTGCGGCAAATGAGTTATCGGTACGCTTAGAACTACAAGCCGACTGCTACGCGGGCATATGGGCCCGTTCGCTCTCGCAGCTTGGTGTTTTTGAAAACCCCGACGAAATCAAAGAAGCGCTCAGTGCTGCTGCAGCCGTCGGCGATGACCGTATACAAGAAGCCACGCAAGGTCGCAGCAACCCCGAGACCTGGACACACGGCTCATCCGCTCAGCGTACTAAATGGTTTACTACGGGCTACAACACGGGAAAAATGGCAAGCTGCAATACGTTTGAGTAGTCAGCTCCTATGGTTAGTGTTTTACTACTGCCGTGCAAGCCTTGCAGAAGTCTATGCCCATTTCACTAAATCTAAATACTTCGATAGTCTCCAAAGCCGGTGGATACGGTCCCATTGATATACCCTGTATAATGGGCGGACGGAGAATGTTAAAACTATAAAGCTTTTGTATTAAAACGGCTAATTGTTCTTTTGTAATACTTTCTCCCGACCCTACAAGTACTTTATTAAAATCGTAAGACGTTTCATAGCTTTCGTTACTCTGACTAAACAATAAATTAATCATACTAGCCTCAACAGGCTCAAGATTTTTAAGAATGGTAATGTAGTAATTGTGTACTAAGCCCCAATTGTCCAGACACTTAGACATGAGTTACTGTTCCTTTCCATACCGCTTCATAGTGCTCCATTGGCGGCAGGTTATTGCAGCTGCTATGCCGTCTCACGCGATTGTATTCGTTCTGCCATAGTTTCATTGCTTCGTTGAACGCGACGACATCAAGCTCGGTCGTTTTGGTGACGTGGTAAAACTCTTCTTCGTCTGTCCGATGGCTCCGCTCGACAAAACCATTATGTTGGGGTGTACCCGGTCGGGATAGCTTGTGCTCGATGCCCCGGTCGAGCAGGTACTGCGTGAACGGGTGGATACGTCTGAGCTCATGGTCACGCTTTTTGTTACCGCCAGTAGACAAATTGGTGAACGTGGAGTGGTTATCTGTCTGGACACATTCCACCGTAATACCAATCGATTCGTAGAACGCCAGGGCTTCACGCACAAAGGCGATTGAGTTGCTATTCGACAAGCCATCCTTGACCGCCAGGTACCGGATCTTGCTGACAATGTCTATCGCTGTAAACTGCTGTCTCCGACTCCGTCGTTTATCTTCGTCCGGACGAACCGGTGCAGCCTTAGTGTCAATCTGCACTCGGTAGCCTGGATAGGGCGCGTAGAACGGTCTCGTTGGCTTTTTCTTTGGATGTTTCTGGTGCTTTACGAGGTCGGCTCGTTCAATAATGCCGCGGACAGCTTTCTCGCCAATGGATATTCCAGAGTCACTCATCTCATCGACGATTCGCTTCGGGCCATAGGATAGTCCCAGCCTGATTTGTAGCACCAAATCCTCAATGTCTTCATTCGTCTGCCAGGATACCCTGCCTTTTGGTCCAGGCTTCTGCGGGAACAGTTCGATCCGCCAAGCATAGATAGTATCCCGATGGATCCCAAACATTCGGGCAGCGATTGCCGCGCCTTTCGCATCGGCTTCAGTTAACACTCGTTTACGATAGGCAATAACTTGATGTCGGGTTAGGTTCTTCTTCATACACATATGCCCCAATTCTACACACCGAGGTGTCGGAGGGATTGGGGCTTAGTATAGTAATGTAGTAATTGTTTGTTGACGGATTCACACTGCGATTCACTAAAAGGTTTGCCCACATCTCCTGTAATATCTCGTTTTCTTCTAAGGACGACTCTTCAAAGAATTGGCTTAAAAACTTGGGGCTCACCCTATTTGGATCTAGATTAGACTCTTCGCACTTCCTTCTTACGCGCCCAGCAATGTTTATGAGGTTATTCCATCTCCATAATTTGATCCAATCACCTCCTAATAAACCTAACAAATCACTACCAGCAAATTTTTGCAGGAAGTCATAGTCCTCTTTGTTTATCTCACCTTCTATCGCTGGGGTCTTTAACTTCATAATTAAATTGGCCCTTCCGGCCATTTATAGATGATATCTTGCGGGCATATATTTATGACTCTTGGTACCCCGCACAGGAATCGAACCTGCAACCTCCGGTACCGGAAACCGACGCTCTATCCAATTGAGCTAACGGGGCTCGTCCTCCCGTACGCGCCTACCTCGTTTTACCTATCGGTAAAAGCTTCGGCCTAGCGCTACGGTCGTCCTCTCAAAATCTCAAACGGTCGACTTCGCTCCCTGGTTTGAGATTTTGCTAGAGGAAGTGGTACCGAGTGAATTATAGCACGTATAACAGAGGTGTGGTATGGTAATGGGGTGAAAATGACCACTCTTTCTGAGGTGAATGAGGCGCTGCGTCCGTATGATGCTGTTTCGAAGCGCACTGTTGGCAAGCACATAACGCTTGGTCGCACAGAACGCCTCATGGCCCACCTCAGCAACCCAGAAAAATCGCTTTGTGTCATACATGTGGCCGGTACTAGCGGCAAAACATCTACCTCGTATTTCATCACTGCACTACTTGTAGCCGCAGGTTCTAAAGTCGGTACCACCGTCTCGCCCTACGTAGACGGAATGAACGAACAGGTTCAAATAAATGGTCTGCCACTTTCCGAGAAACAGTTTGCCGCATACTTCGGCGAGTTCATCGAGCTGCTGAGCGATGCGCCAGAGCAGCCGACCCGCTTCGAGGTTTTGATAGCGTTTGCCTATTGGGTCTTTCAAAAAGAACAGGTTGACTATGCGGTCATAGAAACCGGTATGGGCGGGCTGGACGATTCTACGAACATCGCGGCCCGCACTGATAAACTTTGCGTTATCACCGATATCGGTTATGACCATATGGAGCATTTGGGAACTACTTTGGGCAAAATTGCCTATCAAAAGGCAGGGATTATTCACGATGGCAACACTGCACTCATGTACGACCAAAATCCAGAAATCATGACAGTGGTGCGTTACTGGGTGAGCCAGCAAGAAGATGCTGAGTTGCTTACTTTTGAGCAAGATAGGCTTGCTAACGCGTACCATGGTAATTTCTCAGCAGACATGCCAGAGTACCAGAAGCGCAACTGGCTGCTGGCATTCGCGGCCTACAAATTTCTGGTAAAACGAGACGAATTACGCGATATTTCTGCGACAAAGTTGCAAAAAACCATGGAGCTACAAGTGCCAGGGCGCATGGACGAACGCAGGATTACGGGCAAAACCATACTCATGGACGGAGCACATAACGGGCAGAAAATGAGTGCGTTTTGGCAAAGTTTTGCTGCAAAATATCCTGGTGTGAAGCCAGTCGTACTGCTCGCCCTGAAGCAGGGTAAAGAAATAGCCGATATTGTTCCGCTACTGCAAAACCACGCCGCTGAAGTCATAGTTACGACCTTCACCAAAACACAGGACTTGCCCCTGCTTTCCATAGGACCAAGTGAAATCACCAGCGTACTACAGGCAAATGGAGTGAAATGTCGTGCCGTACACAGTCAAAAGGAGGCATATGAAACGTTCCTCCATCACGTTCAAGATATTGGTGTTATAACGGGTTCTTTCTTCCTCATTTCTCAGCTTCGGGAAGGACATAGAGAACTCAGATGATATTTTGTCATTCTGAGCGAATGCGAAGAATCTTCTCTGGACTTCATAGGAGATCTTACGCTCATGCTCAAGATGACAAGATGGTGGCGGGGTGCATTAGGAGAAGACAATCATGATTCGGGATATTGTGGCGGTTGATGAAAAAGGTGGTATGGCAAAAAGGGGTAAAACCCCATGGTTTATACCGGAAGACCTTACGTATTTTCACGAACAGAGCAAACGGTTTGGCGGCAACCTGCTCATTGGGCGTGGCACCTACGAGGCTATGAAAAAGGGGTTAGTCGAAAGACACGGTGCGAACGCGTGGCCACCAGCTGGACGCCACTTGTATGTACTAACTTCTCATGACATACCAGACGAAACGAACGTAACCATCATTCATTCTCTCGAAAAATTTTTGGCAGATATGGCCGCCGCTGGTAAAGATGTATGGAACGGCAGCATTGCCGAGGTGGAGCCAGACCAAATCTACCTGACTCGCGTGCATGCAGACTACGACTGCGACAAGTTTTACCCCATGGAACGACTACGAAACTTCACGCTCATAAAATCATGGCCGGGTACGCCAGGTGTAGATGAGCCGCAGTATACATTTGAGGTTTACGAGCGTATAAAAAACTAAGATAACACTGGCTTATATATAACCAAAGATACGAACGTAATAGAAAATTGTGTCTAGAAAAATGAAAAAGCCCAGACAAGCCGGACTTTTTCATGCGGATTGTCACTAGGTGACTCCCCGCACACTGCCCCGAAGGGCGGTGACCACCTCAACGATGGTATTTACCACTCTACGCTCATGCGCAAACCATTGCAAGCACGAGCATTTTATGATGTGGATAACCTGGGGATAAATCCCTATAGATAATGTCTTCTTAGGAAGGCGATACCGGAACCGGTTTTAAGATATTGCTCGTATGCAATGGCTTTATTCTTCGACGTAAAGGCAGTGTAAACGATTAAGTCCCAAGGACGGTACTTGCTCGTGTGTTTGCTGCGACCGGCATTATGATTGGTAAAACGTTGTCGTAAATTGGAAGTGATACCGACATATGTTTCATTGAACCGCTGACTTTTTAGCAGATAGACGTAATACACAGGTAGCAATAATATACAAAGAATCCTCCTTCGCGCAAGGCTTCGGAGGACATTCTATTTCATGGTTTGGACTAGTGGAATGTATCAGACAGAACACACGTTCGATATATTTATTCTACGAAGCTTTAGCGAAGTAGAATGGTACGCCCTGCAGGATTCGAACCTACGACCTTCTGTTCCGAAGACAGACGCTCTAATCCGCTGAGCTAAGGGCGCGCAAATGTATGCATAGTATAACAGGGAAATATCTAAATAACGAGGAGGATGACGCCAAAGGTGCACATGGCGGCAGCAGTGAGTTTGCGTGCAATGTTAGTGCGCTCGCTGCGCATAAAAGCAAAGGCCAGTAGGGCGGTGACGATTATTCCTGCTTGGCGAATAGGCGCTACGAGGCTAAAAGGACCGTATAGGTAGGCATAGTTCATAGCGGCATTGCCAAGTGCATATATCACTGCCAGGATGATCAGCAGACGAAGTACTTTACCGCGGATGAGGTTTTTACAGAGAGGTATTTTACTTGGTTGGACCATCAGTGAGCCGATGCCACCC encodes:
- a CDS encoding dihydrofolate reductase, with product MIRDIVAVDEKGGMAKRGKTPWFIPEDLTYFHEQSKRFGGNLLIGRGTYEAMKKGLVERHGANAWPPAGRHLYVLTSHDIPDETNVTIIHSLEKFLADMAAAGKDVWNGSIAEVEPDQIYLTRVHADYDCDKFYPMERLRNFTLIKSWPGTPGVDEPQYTFEVYERIKN
- a CDS encoding zinc metallopeptidase — encoded protein: MALWDKIGSSGNVEDRRGMGTGGIAVTSIGGLILFLAFAFLGGGTGQNGSMLEQILGQVAQQQPTTTSQPAEFQGADQYETFTKKVLGSNNDTWQAILAVQGVEYTPPKLVLFRDLTQSACGAASSAVGPHYCPYDQTIYMDETFFDELQRRFGGSSGDVAQAYVISHEVGHHVQNVTGTMEQVAAAQQDDPGAANELSVRLELQADCYAGIWARSLSQLGVFENPDEIKEALSAAAAVGDDRIQEATQGRSNPETWTHGSSAQRTKWFTTGYNTGKMASCNTFE
- a CDS encoding transposase family protein translates to MKKNLTRHQVIAYRKRVLTEADAKGAAIAARMFGIHRDTIYAWRIELFPQKPGPKGRVSWQTNEDIEDLVLQIRLGLSYGPKRIVDEMSDSGISIGEKAVRGIIERADLVKHQKHPKKKPTRPFYAPYPGYRVQIDTKAAPVRPDEDKRRSRRQQFTAIDIVSKIRYLAVKDGLSNSNSIAFVREALAFYESIGITVECVQTDNHSTFTNLSTGGNKKRDHELRRIHPFTQYLLDRGIEHKLSRPGTPQHNGFVERSHRTDEEEFYHVTKTTELDVVAFNEAMKLWQNEYNRVRRHSSCNNLPPMEHYEAVWKGTVTHV
- a CDS encoding GIY-YIG nuclease family protein; this translates as MYYVYLLKSQRFNETYVGITSNLRQRFTNHNAGRSKHTSKYRPWDLIVYTAFTSKNKAIAYEQYLKTGSGIAFLRRHYL